In Diachasmimorpha longicaudata isolate KC_UGA_2023 chromosome 4, iyDiaLong2, whole genome shotgun sequence, a single genomic region encodes these proteins:
- the LOC135161287 gene encoding cilia- and flagella-associated protein 276: MPPRDLKRNPYPVPDVSTEGFWISDGPILGKNVSEKDRDWATRLEPHERLFAHHTLTSIRRDHRLIRPQVPDDALDLALSATYIHSQDTMVPKMYVIMQPESLNWETWRVLRNDTKVLKSKTKPRDTPPKKPPLTKTKTSAKPKKSAAPGGGRGAVRDTGSAAPRKGDEDDDILDKEHRRLTYAAQMMAIERIHPSSLKLAIDGPHIGLTNPGYSRKIDGTFYSI; encoded by the exons ATGCCGCCGAGAGACTTGAAACGGAATCCTTACCCAGTGCCTGACGTCTCCACCGAGGGATTTTGGATCTCAGATGGTCCAATTCTCGGCAAAAACGTGTCGGAAAAAGACAGAGATTGGGCGACTAGGTTAGAGCCCCACGAGCGATTATTTGCTCATCACACACTCACAAGTATTCGGCGAGATCACCGTCTCATTAGGCCTCag GTACCCGATGATGCACTAGACTTAGCCCTTTCTGCCACGTACATCCACAGTCAAGATACCATGGTCCCCAAGATGTACGTCATCATGCAACCGGAGTCCCTCAACTGGGAGACCTGGCGAGTCCTCCGGAATGACACGAAG GTCCTGAAATCTAAAACAAAGCCTCGAGATACCCCCCCGAAGAAGCCGCCTCTGACAAAAACAAAGACGTCAGCAAAACCAAAGAAAAGTGCAGCTCCTGGTGGAGGTCGAGGTGCAGTAAGAGACACTGGATCAGCGGCACCAAGAAAAGGGGATGAAGACGACGATATTCTGGATAAGGAGCACAGACGACTGACTTACGCTGCACAAATGATGGCAATCGAGAGGATTCATCCGAGCAGTCTAAAGCTGGCTATCGACGGTCCTCATATAGGTCTCACAAATCCAGGGTACAGTCGTAAAATCGATGGGACATTCTACAGCATATAA
- the LOC135161960 gene encoding cytochrome P450 4c3 isoform X2, with protein sequence MFVFQLRYWTPVEWYLHHRKTGILLIIFAISVIWRLAGWYRLQRRYRECLDKIPGPAALPLVGNTIELNLDHEELYQRIMGMRMLWGWREGINKAWVGQHPYVFVSKASTVEAVLSSNRHIDKSADYRFLRPWLGTGLLTSHGSKWHKRRKILTPTFHFKILEDFIEVFGEQTEILVKKLSREVHNGSFNIFPYVTHCTLDIICETAMGRQVFAQNDSNSEYVRAVYTIGNIIQTRQATIWYHPDILFRISPLYEKHQQCIHVLHAFSNKVISERRVEISSNIEGNNIEEGDEVKKKRLAFLDLLIEASRDGALLSNEDIREEVDTFMFEGHDTTSSAVCWTLYLLGCHPEYQERVIDELEQVFAEGDYHRRPTLNDLKSMKYLERCIKEALRLYPSVPLLARRIAEDVQIGKYTVPEGTTAMVIVPMLHRDPEVFPHPEKFDPDRFLAENANGRHPYAFIPFSAGPRNCIAMKMIPQVKNSLCWRRKWSSQGFYENFESNQRSDERILVSPPNW encoded by the exons ATGTTTGTTTTTCAACTGCGCTATTGGACGCCAGTAGAATGGTACCTCCACCACCGAAAAACTGGGATTTTACTGATAATCTTCGCGATCAGTGTCATCTGGAGACTGGCTGGATGGTACCGTCTGCAGAGACGTTATCGGGAATGTCTGgataaaatccccggacccgcGGCTCTACCGCTGGTTGGAAACACAATAGAACTGAACCTTGATCATGAGG AGCTTTATCAAAGAATTATGGGAATGCGAATGCTTTGGGGTTGGCGGGAAGGCATCAACAAGGCCTGGGTGGGCCAGCACCCCTACGTATTCGTCAGCAAAGCCTCCACTGTGGAGGCAGTTCTCAGCAGCAATCGCCACATTGATAAGAGCGCCGACTATCGTTTCCTGCGACCTTGGCTCGGAACTGGCCTGTTAACCAGTCACG GGAGTAAGTGGCATAAGCGGAGAAAAATCCTGACGCCGACGTTTCATTTTAAGATTCTCGAGGACTTCATTGAAGTCTTTGGAGAACAAACTGAAATTCTAGTGAAGAAACTTTCACGCGAGGTCCATAATGGATcgttcaacatttttccttACGTCACTCATTGCACTTTGGATATTATCTGCG aAACCGCAATGGGAAGACAAGTATTTGCTCAGAATGATAGTAATAGTGAATATGTGCGTGCGGTCTACAC CATCGGAAATATAATACAAACCCGACAGGCTACCATCTGGTACCATCCAGACATACTTTTTCGAATTTCACCGCTGTATGAAAAACATCAGCAATGCATACATGTCTTACATGCCTTTTCTAATAAG GTAATATCCGAGAGAAGAGTAGAAATTTCGAGTAACATCGAAGGCAATAATATTGAGGAAGGAGATGAAGTGAAGAAGAAGCGATTGGCTTTTTTGGATTTATTAATTGAAGCTTCTAGAGATGGAGCTCTTTTATCGAACGAAGATATCAGAGAGGAGGTTGACACGTTTATGTTTGAA GGTCACGACACGACATCATCTGCAGTCTGTTGGACGCTTTATCTACTCGGCTGCCATCCGGAGTATCAA GAACGTGTGATCGACGAATTGGAACAAGTATTCGCGGAAGGTGATTACCACCGCCGCCCAACTCTCAACGACTTGAAGAGCATGAAGTACCTGGAGAGATGCATCAAGGAAGCATTACGTTTATATCCCAGTGTTCCGTTGCTTGCTCGTCGCATAGCGGAAGACGTGCAAATTG GGAAGTACACGGTTCCAGAGGGAACAACGGCGATGGTGATAGTTCCTATGCTTCATAGAGACCCTGAGGTCTTCCCTCATCCTGAGAAATTCGATCCCGATAGGTTTCTAGCTGAGAATGCTAATGGCAGGCATCCCTATGCCTTCATACCTTTCAGCGCGGGGCCGAGGAATTGTATCG CCATGAAAATGATTCCCCAGGTCAAAAATTCGCTCTGCTGGAGGAGAAAGTGGTCATCTCAGGGGTTTTACGAAAATTTCGAATCGAATCAGCGGAGCGACGAGAGGATATTAGTATCACCGCCGAACTGGTAA
- the LOC135161960 gene encoding cytochrome P450 4c3 isoform X3 — MFVFQLRYWTPVEWYLHHRKTGILLIIFAISVIWRLAGWYRLQRRYRECLDKIPGPAALPLVGNTIELNLDHEELYQRIMGMRMLWGWREGINKAWVGQHPYVFVSKASTVEAVLSSNRHIDKSADYRFLRPWLGTGLLTSHETAMGRQVFAQNDSNSEYVRAVYTIGNIIQTRQATIWYHPDILFRISPLYEKHQQCIHVLHAFSNKVISERRVEISSNIEGNNIEEGDEVKKKRLAFLDLLIEASRDGALLSNEDIREEVDTFMFEGHDTTSSAVCWTLYLLGCHPEYQERVIDELEQVFAEGDYHRRPTLNDLKSMKYLERCIKEALRLYPSVPLLARRIAEDVQIGKYTVPEGTTAMVIVPMLHRDPEVFPHPEKFDPDRFLAENANGRHPYAFIPFSAGPRNCIGQKFALLEEKVVISGVLRKFRIESAERREDISITAELVIRAKNGLNVRITPR; from the exons ATGTTTGTTTTTCAACTGCGCTATTGGACGCCAGTAGAATGGTACCTCCACCACCGAAAAACTGGGATTTTACTGATAATCTTCGCGATCAGTGTCATCTGGAGACTGGCTGGATGGTACCGTCTGCAGAGACGTTATCGGGAATGTCTGgataaaatccccggacccgcGGCTCTACCGCTGGTTGGAAACACAATAGAACTGAACCTTGATCATGAGG AGCTTTATCAAAGAATTATGGGAATGCGAATGCTTTGGGGTTGGCGGGAAGGCATCAACAAGGCCTGGGTGGGCCAGCACCCCTACGTATTCGTCAGCAAAGCCTCCACTGTGGAGGCAGTTCTCAGCAGCAATCGCCACATTGATAAGAGCGCCGACTATCGTTTCCTGCGACCTTGGCTCGGAACTGGCCTGTTAACCAGTCACG aAACCGCAATGGGAAGACAAGTATTTGCTCAGAATGATAGTAATAGTGAATATGTGCGTGCGGTCTACAC CATCGGAAATATAATACAAACCCGACAGGCTACCATCTGGTACCATCCAGACATACTTTTTCGAATTTCACCGCTGTATGAAAAACATCAGCAATGCATACATGTCTTACATGCCTTTTCTAATAAG GTAATATCCGAGAGAAGAGTAGAAATTTCGAGTAACATCGAAGGCAATAATATTGAGGAAGGAGATGAAGTGAAGAAGAAGCGATTGGCTTTTTTGGATTTATTAATTGAAGCTTCTAGAGATGGAGCTCTTTTATCGAACGAAGATATCAGAGAGGAGGTTGACACGTTTATGTTTGAA GGTCACGACACGACATCATCTGCAGTCTGTTGGACGCTTTATCTACTCGGCTGCCATCCGGAGTATCAA GAACGTGTGATCGACGAATTGGAACAAGTATTCGCGGAAGGTGATTACCACCGCCGCCCAACTCTCAACGACTTGAAGAGCATGAAGTACCTGGAGAGATGCATCAAGGAAGCATTACGTTTATATCCCAGTGTTCCGTTGCTTGCTCGTCGCATAGCGGAAGACGTGCAAATTG GGAAGTACACGGTTCCAGAGGGAACAACGGCGATGGTGATAGTTCCTATGCTTCATAGAGACCCTGAGGTCTTCCCTCATCCTGAGAAATTCGATCCCGATAGGTTTCTAGCTGAGAATGCTAATGGCAGGCATCCCTATGCCTTCATACCTTTCAGCGCGGGGCCGAGGAATTGTATCG GTCAAAAATTCGCTCTGCTGGAGGAGAAAGTGGTCATCTCAGGGGTTTTACGAAAATTTCGAATCGAATCAGCGGAGCGACGAGAGGATATTAGTATCACCGCCGAACTGGTAATCAGAGCTAAAAACGGCCTCAACGTCCGTATAACACCGcgataa
- the LOC135161960 gene encoding cytochrome P450 4c3 isoform X1: protein MFVFQLRYWTPVEWYLHHRKTGILLIIFAISVIWRLAGWYRLQRRYRECLDKIPGPAALPLVGNTIELNLDHEELYQRIMGMRMLWGWREGINKAWVGQHPYVFVSKASTVEAVLSSNRHIDKSADYRFLRPWLGTGLLTSHGSKWHKRRKILTPTFHFKILEDFIEVFGEQTEILVKKLSREVHNGSFNIFPYVTHCTLDIICETAMGRQVFAQNDSNSEYVRAVYTIGNIIQTRQATIWYHPDILFRISPLYEKHQQCIHVLHAFSNKVISERRVEISSNIEGNNIEEGDEVKKKRLAFLDLLIEASRDGALLSNEDIREEVDTFMFEGHDTTSSAVCWTLYLLGCHPEYQERVIDELEQVFAEGDYHRRPTLNDLKSMKYLERCIKEALRLYPSVPLLARRIAEDVQIGKYTVPEGTTAMVIVPMLHRDPEVFPHPEKFDPDRFLAENANGRHPYAFIPFSAGPRNCIGQKFALLEEKVVISGVLRKFRIESAERREDISITAELVIRAKNGLNVRITPR from the exons ATGTTTGTTTTTCAACTGCGCTATTGGACGCCAGTAGAATGGTACCTCCACCACCGAAAAACTGGGATTTTACTGATAATCTTCGCGATCAGTGTCATCTGGAGACTGGCTGGATGGTACCGTCTGCAGAGACGTTATCGGGAATGTCTGgataaaatccccggacccgcGGCTCTACCGCTGGTTGGAAACACAATAGAACTGAACCTTGATCATGAGG AGCTTTATCAAAGAATTATGGGAATGCGAATGCTTTGGGGTTGGCGGGAAGGCATCAACAAGGCCTGGGTGGGCCAGCACCCCTACGTATTCGTCAGCAAAGCCTCCACTGTGGAGGCAGTTCTCAGCAGCAATCGCCACATTGATAAGAGCGCCGACTATCGTTTCCTGCGACCTTGGCTCGGAACTGGCCTGTTAACCAGTCACG GGAGTAAGTGGCATAAGCGGAGAAAAATCCTGACGCCGACGTTTCATTTTAAGATTCTCGAGGACTTCATTGAAGTCTTTGGAGAACAAACTGAAATTCTAGTGAAGAAACTTTCACGCGAGGTCCATAATGGATcgttcaacatttttccttACGTCACTCATTGCACTTTGGATATTATCTGCG aAACCGCAATGGGAAGACAAGTATTTGCTCAGAATGATAGTAATAGTGAATATGTGCGTGCGGTCTACAC CATCGGAAATATAATACAAACCCGACAGGCTACCATCTGGTACCATCCAGACATACTTTTTCGAATTTCACCGCTGTATGAAAAACATCAGCAATGCATACATGTCTTACATGCCTTTTCTAATAAG GTAATATCCGAGAGAAGAGTAGAAATTTCGAGTAACATCGAAGGCAATAATATTGAGGAAGGAGATGAAGTGAAGAAGAAGCGATTGGCTTTTTTGGATTTATTAATTGAAGCTTCTAGAGATGGAGCTCTTTTATCGAACGAAGATATCAGAGAGGAGGTTGACACGTTTATGTTTGAA GGTCACGACACGACATCATCTGCAGTCTGTTGGACGCTTTATCTACTCGGCTGCCATCCGGAGTATCAA GAACGTGTGATCGACGAATTGGAACAAGTATTCGCGGAAGGTGATTACCACCGCCGCCCAACTCTCAACGACTTGAAGAGCATGAAGTACCTGGAGAGATGCATCAAGGAAGCATTACGTTTATATCCCAGTGTTCCGTTGCTTGCTCGTCGCATAGCGGAAGACGTGCAAATTG GGAAGTACACGGTTCCAGAGGGAACAACGGCGATGGTGATAGTTCCTATGCTTCATAGAGACCCTGAGGTCTTCCCTCATCCTGAGAAATTCGATCCCGATAGGTTTCTAGCTGAGAATGCTAATGGCAGGCATCCCTATGCCTTCATACCTTTCAGCGCGGGGCCGAGGAATTGTATCG GTCAAAAATTCGCTCTGCTGGAGGAGAAAGTGGTCATCTCAGGGGTTTTACGAAAATTTCGAATCGAATCAGCGGAGCGACGAGAGGATATTAGTATCACCGCCGAACTGGTAATCAGAGCTAAAAACGGCCTCAACGTCCGTATAACACCGcgataa
- the LOC135161959 gene encoding prosaposin: protein MKAIILALSVLFAAGAARVANNDHHRIVGAKQCTWGPTYWCMNITNAAGCNATTHCINHIWSTMQVPEDHDNVCNICKDMVTQARDQLRSNQTQEDLKAVFEGSCKLMMIKVVVEECDRLVDQFIPELVETLASQMDPSVVCSVAGLCNSARIDQLLLEHEAMFKKINPKGVSLKYDELTPDECSQCYTIMTHMESKFANTKRDQLANELLSICGQFGSFSDACSSLVLVNFETIYSHLKDNFKANNICHLSGQCSGKYHKHEEETEKGPAVEIRLLSSVGMVDVGDDLPCKLCEQLVGHLRDLLVANTTEIEFHQVLNGLCKQTKSFADECKSIVDQYYPEIYEFLVHKLNSNVVCQMGGICPLPGKLEAPIMPLLPYSAKEIGVRILNNHKQSNVGVGGAGQRKIYPKTEADEMQLPAERYQPFGTLFLPNMDVEGEKTCTFCEYLMHYLQQVITSPTTEEQVKQVLDRVCKKLPGSVEGTCNEFVSTYGEALIALLAQEIDPSVVCPEMHVCPSEAALEAWETIPKDMTLTTEVQEKPSCPLCLLAVSQLYNTIKDNKTEQNIKNELEKLCAHLSKPLSNQCIDLVKGYSEELINMLLADLTPEEVCVAIKLCNPQKNVGPTDYFPVDKDGEIMTNEIPNFPLHAEKKAGDDQKCVVCEFIMQYIEKAMKNKSTKDKIEKVVHEACNYLPKTVSQECNDFVNEYADLVIDLLSQNISPKEICTIMKLCQADMQKMIDSIAECALCQAIISEVDRMLTDPKVDAKIEAIVGTACRLLPASKQGKCTMMLEVYEQSIINLLKDGVNTKEICKKLSLCSSSDFFAMSNEHFRDRRADDLGKKRCTWGESYWCSDMNAAKECEAVDHCRINVWKSDTPATPRHAEFIEEKSRS, encoded by the exons ATGAAGGCGATAATACTCGCCCTCAGTGTACTGTTTGCTG ctGGAGCAGCGAGGGTTGCTAACAATGATCATCATCGTATAGTGGGAGCTAAACAGTGTACATGGGGTCCTACGTATTGGTGTATGAATATAAC CAATGCCGCTGGATGCAATGCAACCACCCACTGTATCAATCACATCTGGAGTACGATGCAAGTTCCAGAGGACCATGACAATGTCTGTAACATCTGTAAGGACATGGTGACCCAGGCACGTGATCAATTGCGAAGCAATCAAACTCAAGAAGACCTCAAGGCTGTCTTCGAGGGCAGTTGCAAACTAATGATGATCAAAGTTGTCGTTGAAGAGTGTGATAGACTTGTTGATCAGTTTATCCCCGAATTGGTGGAGACTCTGGCGTCTCAGATGGATCCCTCTGTCGTCTGCTCAGTGGCTGGTCTCTGCAACTCAGCGCGCATTGATCAGTTACTACTTGAGCACGAGGCGATGTTTAAGAAG ATCAATCCTAAAGGCGTATCTCTCAAGTATGATGAGCTCACCCCCGACGAGTGTTCCCAGTGCTACACAATAATGACCCACATGGAGAGCAAGTTTGCAAACACTAAGCGAGACCAATTGGCCAACGAGTTACTCTCCATCTGTGGTCAATTTGGTTCATTTTCCGATGCCTGCTCTTCCCTAGTCCTCGTGAACTTTGAGACAATTTACAGCCACCTGAAAGACAACTTTAAAGCCAACAATATCTGCCACCTATCCGGTCAGTGCAGCGGTAAGTACCATAAGCACGAGGAGGAAACCGAGAAGGGTCCAGCCGTAGAAATCCGTTTATTATCAAGCGTGGGAATGGTGGACGTGGGTGACGATCTCCCCTGCAAGCTCTGCGAGCAATTGGTCGGCCATTTGAGAGATCTTCTTGTGGCGAATACAACAGAAATAGAGTTCCACCAAGTTCTGAACGGCCTCTGCAAGCAGACCAAGTCCTTCGCTGACGAGTGCAAATCCATTGTTGACCAATACTATCCAGAGATTTACGAGTTCCTCGTCCACAAATTGAACAGCAACGTTGTCTGTCAAATGGGAGGAATCTGTCCACTACCAGGTAAACTAGAGGCGCCCATCATGCCGCTCCTTCCCTACTCAGCGAAAGAAATTGGAGTTCGTATTTTGAATAACCACAAGCAGAGCAACGTGGGAGTTGGAGGTGCAGGACAGAGGAAGATCTATCCTaaaactgaagccgatgagaTGCAACTTCCAGCCGAGAGATACCAGCCGTTTGGAACCCTGTTCCTTCCCAACATGGACGTCGAAGGTGAAAAAACGTGCACCTTCTGCGAGTATCTCATGCATTACTTGCAACAAGTAATCACAAGCCCAACGACTGAGGAGCAAGTGAAACAAGTTTTGGACAGGGTTTGTAAGAAGTTGCCTGGCAGTGTCGAAGGCACTTGCAATGAGTTCGTCAGCACTTATGGAGAGGCTTTGATTGCTCTACTAGCTCAGGAGATCGATCCTTCTGTAGTTTGCCCGGAAATGCATGTCTGCCCATCGGAGGCTGCCCTGGAGGCTTGGGAAACCATTCCTAAAGATATGACATTGACGACTGAAGTTCAGGAGAAACCCAGCTGTCCTCTCTGTCTTTTGGCTGTATCACAACTATACAATACCATTAAGGACAATAAAACTGAGCAGAATATCAAGAACGAATTGGAGAAGCTTTGTGCACATCTCTCCAAACCTTTAAGCAATCAGTGCATTGATCTGGTAAAAGGTTACAGCGAGGAACTTATAAACATGCTTCTGGCTGATTTGACTCCTGAAGAGGTCTGTGTCGCCATCAAATTGTGCAATCCTCAGAAGAACGTAGGCCCCACTGACTACTTCCCTGTAGACAAAGATGGAGAGATTATGACCAACGAAATACCAAATTTTCCGTTGCACGCTGAGAAGAAGGCTGGGGATGATCAGAAATGCGTGGTTTGTGAGTTTATCATGCAGTATATAGAGAAGGCAATGAAGAATAAGTCAACAAAGGATAAGATCGAGAAGGTTGTTCACGAAGCTTGCAATTATCTTCCGAAGACTGTGTCCCAGGAATGCAATGACTTTGTCAATGAATACGCTGACCTAGTGATTGACCTGTTGTCACAGAATATCAGTCCGAAAGAGATTTGCACGATAATGAAGCTGTGTCAAGCTGACATgcaaaaaatgattgattcCATAGCTGAGTGTGCATTGTGCCAAGCTATCATCTCAGAAGTTGATAGAATGTTAACTGATCCCAAGGTTGATGCTAAGATTGAAGCTATTGTGGGTACAGCTTGTAGATTACTTCCTGCTAGCAAGCAGGGCAAGTGCACGATGATGCTGGAGGTCTACGAGCAGAGCATCATCAATCTTCTGAAGGATGGAGTCAATACTAAGGAAATATGCAAGAAGCTTTCACTTTGTTCGAGCAGTGATTTCTTCGCTATGTCTAATGAGCATTTTAGAGACAGGAGGGCTGATGATTTGGGGAAGAAAAGGTGCACCTGGGGAGAATCTTATTGGTGTAGTGATATGAATGCAGCTAAGGAATGTGAG gcCGTCGATCATTGCAGAATCAATGTCTGGAAGAGTGACACCCCGGCCACCCCTCGTCATGCTGAATTCATCGAGGAAAAATCAAGATCTTAA